A stretch of Kyrpidia spormannii DNA encodes these proteins:
- a CDS encoding FAD-dependent oxidoreductase yields the protein MADERFDAIVVGAGPAGTAAAYTMAKGGLKVALIERGEFPGAKNIFGGVLYRKQLEDLLPEFWKEAPLERTIVEQRLWLLGEDSAVTFGHRNSKFVDPPNCWTGLRVKFDQWFASKAEQAGAIPIYETVVTELLRENGRVVGVRTDREDGDLRANVVVIADGVNSLLGKSLGVHREWRPDEVSLAVKEVIALPKQTIQDRFNVEGNEGVTIEIVGHMFGMAGLGFLYTNQETLSLGVGVMVSDLRKKRIKPYEVLEALKRHPMVARLIEGGEVKEYSGHLIPEGGLNSMPPLAGDGWMICGDAAQMVNAVHREGTNLAVTSGRLAGETAISAHAKGDFSSATLGEYTRAVRGSFIYQDLKKYRGVHGLLAAGESEKLFDQLPQALNDAAYEMMLVDGVPKKVKQKAAVGHLREVAGGNMGLLRLALKGWRAMNG from the coding sequence GTGGCAGATGAACGATTTGACGCAATCGTGGTAGGTGCCGGTCCTGCCGGTACTGCCGCCGCGTATACCATGGCGAAAGGCGGCCTGAAGGTAGCCTTGATCGAGCGGGGAGAGTTCCCGGGGGCCAAGAACATTTTTGGGGGAGTGCTGTACCGCAAACAGCTGGAAGACCTCCTTCCGGAATTCTGGAAAGAAGCGCCTTTGGAGCGTACCATCGTGGAACAGCGCCTGTGGTTACTGGGGGAAGACAGCGCTGTCACCTTCGGTCACCGGAATTCCAAGTTCGTCGATCCCCCGAATTGTTGGACGGGGCTGCGGGTGAAGTTCGACCAGTGGTTTGCGAGCAAAGCGGAGCAGGCCGGGGCGATTCCGATCTATGAAACGGTGGTTACTGAGCTGTTGCGGGAAAACGGGCGAGTGGTCGGGGTTCGAACGGACCGGGAGGACGGCGACCTGCGAGCCAACGTCGTGGTCATTGCCGACGGCGTCAATTCCTTGCTCGGCAAGTCGCTCGGAGTTCACCGGGAGTGGCGCCCGGATGAGGTGTCCCTGGCGGTGAAAGAGGTCATCGCCTTGCCGAAACAGACCATCCAGGACCGCTTCAACGTCGAAGGCAACGAAGGGGTCACCATTGAGATCGTCGGTCACATGTTCGGCATGGCGGGACTCGGGTTCCTGTACACGAATCAGGAAACTCTCTCCCTGGGCGTCGGTGTGATGGTCAGCGATCTCCGGAAAAAACGGATCAAGCCCTATGAGGTTCTTGAGGCGCTCAAGCGGCATCCGATGGTCGCCCGCTTGATTGAGGGGGGCGAAGTGAAAGAATACTCCGGGCACTTAATCCCCGAAGGCGGGTTAAACTCCATGCCTCCCCTGGCGGGGGACGGGTGGATGATCTGTGGAGATGCCGCCCAGATGGTCAATGCCGTGCACCGCGAGGGAACGAACCTGGCAGTGACTTCGGGACGGCTGGCAGGGGAAACCGCCATCTCTGCCCACGCCAAAGGGGATTTCTCATCGGCGACCCTTGGCGAGTACACCAGGGCGGTGCGGGGATCGTTTATTTACCAAGATCTGAAGAAATATCGCGGCGTTCACGGGTTGTTGGCAGCTGGAGAGTCCGAAAAGCTTTTTGACCAATTGCCTCAGGCGCTTAACGACGCGGCCTACGAAATGATGCTGGTTGACGGTGTGCCAAAGAAAGTCAAACAAAAGGCTGCGGTCGGGCATCTTCGTGAAGTGGCGGGCGGGAATATGGGTCTGTTGCGTCTAGCTCTGAAAGGTTGGAGGGCGATGAACGGATGA
- the lepB gene encoding signal peptidase I: MEREQRPAGEAPEGKTRGTSSWRELWEWAVAIAVALLLAYLIRLFVFEIFVVDGESMEPTLHNEERLIVDKLVYDFHPPQYGDVVIFRYPGDPSQDFVKRVIGLPGDRIEIRDGVVYRNGQPLSEPYIAAPPRAPYGPVVVPPGHLFVMGDNRNHSKDSRDPTVGMVPDANVIGRADVIFWPFSQFRIQPFR, from the coding sequence ATGGAGCGAGAGCAGCGGCCCGCCGGGGAGGCACCCGAGGGAAAGACGCGCGGCACCTCATCCTGGCGGGAATTGTGGGAGTGGGCGGTCGCGATCGCCGTTGCCCTCCTGCTGGCGTACTTGATTCGGCTGTTTGTCTTTGAAATTTTCGTCGTTGACGGCGAGTCCATGGAACCGACGCTACATAACGAGGAACGGCTCATTGTGGACAAGCTCGTATACGACTTTCACCCACCCCAATACGGAGATGTGGTGATTTTCCGGTATCCGGGGGATCCAAGTCAAGATTTCGTGAAACGGGTCATTGGCCTACCCGGGGATCGCATTGAAATCCGGGATGGGGTTGTTTATCGCAACGGTCAACCTTTATCGGAACCGTATATTGCGGCTCCGCCCCGGGCCCCCTACGGGCCGGTGGTGGTGCCCCCGGGTCACCTTTTTGTGATGGGGGATAATCGGAATCACAGCAAGGACAGCCGGGATCCAACGGTGGGCATGGTTCCGGATGCCAACGTGATCGGCCGGGCCGATGTGATCTTTTGGCCCTTTTCCCAGTTTCGGATTCAGCCCTTCCGATGA
- a CDS encoding electron transfer flavoprotein subunit alpha/FixB family protein, whose translation MAEKAPKKRKPMIGLQPEGDVDWSTYRGVLVVVEQRGGRAKPVSWQLLGQASRLAAKLEAPVMALVIGSNVSHLAQEAIYRGADRVYLCDSPELENYRTRPYSRVCLHVIRTYKPEIVLMGATYTGRDLAGAIATHLPTGLTADSTQLEVDDERLLLASRPAFSEKMLATILCKQFKPQMATARAGVFEALPRDESRTGEIIPVPPQIKPEDIAVEVLEFLEATGKVNLEDADVIVAGGRGLGGPAGFRLLEELAAELGGVVGASRAAVDLGWISHDHQVGQTGTTVRPKLYFAIGISGAVQHVVGMQNSTYIVAINKDPQAPIFKIANYGIVGDLFHIVPAITETLRKRKAGVGVLSQGAASTPQTV comes from the coding sequence ATGGCGGAAAAAGCGCCAAAAAAGCGCAAACCGATGATCGGTCTCCAGCCGGAGGGGGATGTGGACTGGTCGACTTACCGAGGAGTCCTGGTGGTGGTGGAGCAACGCGGAGGGAGAGCCAAGCCGGTCTCCTGGCAGCTACTGGGGCAGGCAAGCCGTCTGGCGGCGAAACTTGAGGCGCCGGTTATGGCACTCGTGATAGGTTCGAACGTTTCGCATCTCGCCCAGGAGGCGATTTATCGCGGCGCGGACCGAGTGTATCTCTGTGACTCACCGGAATTGGAGAATTATCGGACCCGGCCATACAGCCGAGTGTGTTTGCACGTGATTCGCACCTATAAGCCCGAGATCGTCCTCATGGGGGCGACCTATACCGGGCGCGATTTGGCCGGTGCGATCGCCACCCATCTCCCGACTGGCCTGACTGCGGACTCCACTCAACTGGAAGTGGACGATGAGCGACTGCTTTTGGCGAGTCGGCCGGCTTTTTCCGAAAAGATGCTGGCGACGATCCTCTGCAAACAGTTTAAGCCCCAGATGGCCACGGCCCGGGCTGGGGTGTTCGAGGCGTTGCCCCGGGATGAATCCCGTACCGGGGAGATCATTCCCGTGCCGCCCCAGATCAAACCGGAAGACATCGCTGTGGAGGTGTTGGAGTTTCTCGAGGCGACCGGAAAAGTCAACCTCGAGGACGCAGACGTTATTGTTGCAGGAGGCCGGGGACTCGGTGGGCCGGCGGGATTTCGCCTTCTTGAGGAGCTGGCCGCCGAGCTCGGTGGAGTGGTCGGCGCCTCCCGGGCTGCTGTGGATTTGGGATGGATCAGTCACGATCATCAAGTGGGACAGACCGGGACCACCGTCCGACCGAAGTTGTATTTTGCCATAGGGATTTCCGGAGCGGTTCAACACGTAGTCGGCATGCAGAATTCCACCTATATTGTTGCGATCAACAAGGATCCTCAAGCGCCGATTTTTAAGATTGCAAACTATGGTATTGTTGGTGATTTATTTCACATAGTTCCCGCCATTACGGAAACCCTGCGCAAACGAAAAGCCGGGGTAGGGGTTTTGAGCCAAGGTGCGGCGTCTACACCACAAACGGTGTGA
- a CDS encoding YneF family protein: protein MGFIGVFIVGVAAGFALGVWYLRRQLQNTQMDEKQVLAMARSMGVNLNQKQLQTVMRHMKQNPPTGKGPLGALVKNKPQPSGQASKEKSKTGKRRTK from the coding sequence GTGGGATTCATAGGCGTCTTTATTGTCGGGGTCGCGGCGGGTTTTGCGCTGGGCGTGTGGTATTTGCGAAGACAGTTGCAAAACACCCAGATGGACGAAAAGCAGGTTTTGGCCATGGCTCGGAGCATGGGGGTCAATTTGAACCAGAAACAATTGCAAACGGTGATGCGCCATATGAAACAAAATCCTCCCACAGGGAAGGGCCCCTTAGGGGCACTGGTCAAGAACAAACCGCAACCCTCGGGTCAGGCCAGCAAAGAGAAGTCGAAAACGGGCAAACGCAGGACAAAATGA
- the ylqF gene encoding ribosome biogenesis GTPase YlqF, which translates to MTIQWYPGHMAKARREVATAIRWVDVVLELVDARIPSASRNPVLGELIGDKPRLVVMTRVDLADPDVSRRWIGFFARQGGRAVAVDARSGRGLRGIGGAVRELAAPSVGRWKKRGVRNRGVRVLIVGIPNVGKSSLINRLAGRSAAKTGDLPGVTRAQQWIRTSEGFELLDTPGILWPKFEDPETGLLLAATGAIKEEILPLEEVALFLLKRLQLTYPRALAGRYGDLAGEPEDWLEQVGKGRGLLMAGGRVNVAAAAELVCREFRTGRLGRISLEAPPDEASAEGVDNG; encoded by the coding sequence GTGACGATCCAGTGGTATCCGGGTCACATGGCCAAAGCCCGGCGGGAAGTGGCCACAGCCATTCGATGGGTAGATGTGGTTTTGGAGCTGGTGGACGCCCGCATTCCTTCTGCCAGTCGAAATCCGGTACTCGGCGAATTGATCGGCGATAAACCGCGGTTAGTCGTGATGACCCGGGTGGATTTGGCAGACCCGGATGTGTCCCGGCGCTGGATCGGGTTTTTCGCCCGACAAGGGGGGCGGGCCGTGGCGGTGGATGCTCGCAGCGGCCGGGGGTTGAGGGGGATTGGCGGCGCGGTGCGGGAGCTGGCAGCCCCTTCTGTGGGACGATGGAAAAAGCGGGGGGTGCGGAACCGCGGGGTGCGGGTGCTGATTGTGGGCATCCCCAATGTGGGAAAATCTTCGCTGATCAACCGCCTGGCCGGGCGGTCTGCGGCAAAAACCGGGGATTTGCCAGGTGTCACCCGGGCTCAGCAGTGGATCCGGACATCGGAGGGATTTGAACTCCTGGATACGCCGGGAATTCTGTGGCCCAAGTTCGAGGACCCTGAGACGGGTCTGCTTTTGGCCGCCACCGGGGCCATCAAGGAGGAGATCCTCCCGTTGGAAGAAGTGGCTCTGTTTCTATTGAAGCGGTTGCAGTTGACTTACCCCCGAGCTTTGGCCGGTCGTTACGGCGACCTGGCCGGGGAGCCCGAGGACTGGCTGGAACAGGTGGGGAAAGGTCGGGGGCTTCTGATGGCGGGGGGCCGGGTGAACGTGGCGGCCGCGGCCGAACTGGTTTGTCGGGAGTTTCGAACCGGGCGTTTGGGAAGAATCAGCCTCGAAGCGCCTCCCGATGAGGCATCGGCTGAAGGGGTGGACAACGGATGA
- a CDS encoding multicopper oxidase domain-containing protein — protein MNPWHLLLLGLVAGGTIYFGLPVGRLSGLGGKARAILSMLSAGILIYLMVEILGEAAGDAAGSVQAAVVGSETTLSAGLKVLLLIAGLLIGLVGLVAVQEKWIERGLRESGTRLSYITAAGIGLHNLSEGLAIGQSFAMGKSALAIGLVIGFALHNATEGFGIVGASTRTGERLSWPSILLLGAIGGGPTFIGTLLGSLWTSDFLSIFVLAMAGGAILYVVKELMFAVRRETAQRLIMAALAIGFGLGWGTEVVAATAQGGKSGEEHAVREADGDILPAAAGKPGAIAPVSARESAQQRQMAEELLHEQAATPKILPDGTKEYDLTASVFPWELYPGATIDAWGYNQRVPGPLIRVRVGDKVAIVLKNDLPQPTTLHLHGLAVPNAMDGVPQMSTQSGTLGTQPEIPPGGSYTYRFTVTDQMVGTHLYHTHVNDDFQMDMGLHGVIIVDPAHSSAKPPYSVEALYEISSFKIGGSEQENAFALNGKAFPETPMLTVRRGDLVLMRLVNASAEEFHVMHLHGYTFEIVARDGNSLPQPERANTITLGPAQTADIAFTADNPGQWMFHCHILDHTVNPSEAGDGSAHQIARMGGLTTFINVQ, from the coding sequence ATGAATCCTTGGCACCTGTTGCTTCTTGGACTCGTCGCCGGAGGCACCATCTACTTCGGTTTGCCCGTCGGGCGTCTGAGCGGTCTCGGCGGCAAGGCACGAGCGATTCTCAGCATGCTCTCGGCAGGTATTCTCATTTATCTCATGGTGGAAATTCTGGGAGAGGCGGCCGGAGATGCAGCGGGAAGTGTGCAAGCCGCCGTCGTCGGTTCTGAAACGACTCTATCCGCCGGTCTGAAGGTCTTGCTTTTGATCGCTGGGCTGCTCATCGGACTGGTGGGCTTGGTGGCGGTCCAAGAGAAGTGGATCGAGCGGGGATTGCGGGAAAGCGGAACCCGGCTGTCCTACATCACCGCCGCCGGTATCGGACTGCACAACCTCAGCGAAGGGTTGGCCATCGGCCAGTCGTTCGCCATGGGCAAATCTGCCCTGGCCATCGGCCTGGTGATCGGGTTTGCCCTTCACAATGCCACCGAAGGGTTCGGCATTGTCGGTGCCTCCACGCGCACAGGGGAGCGGCTGTCCTGGCCCTCGATCCTCCTCTTAGGGGCCATCGGCGGCGGCCCGACCTTTATCGGGACGTTGTTGGGGAGTTTGTGGACCTCTGATTTCCTCTCCATCTTCGTTCTCGCCATGGCTGGAGGAGCCATCCTCTATGTGGTGAAAGAGCTGATGTTCGCCGTGCGGAGGGAAACCGCCCAAAGATTAATCATGGCCGCCTTGGCGATCGGTTTTGGACTGGGCTGGGGCACCGAAGTGGTGGCCGCCACTGCCCAAGGGGGAAAAAGTGGAGAGGAGCACGCCGTTCGGGAGGCGGATGGCGACATCCTGCCCGCCGCAGCGGGGAAGCCGGGGGCCATAGCCCCGGTGTCGGCCCGGGAGAGTGCGCAGCAACGGCAGATGGCCGAAGAGCTGCTGCACGAACAGGCCGCGACCCCGAAGATTCTACCCGATGGCACCAAGGAGTACGACCTTACGGCATCCGTGTTTCCCTGGGAGCTTTATCCCGGCGCCACCATCGATGCGTGGGGATATAATCAGAGGGTGCCTGGGCCTCTGATCCGTGTCAGAGTCGGAGACAAAGTCGCGATCGTGTTGAAGAACGACCTTCCTCAACCGACAACCCTGCATTTGCACGGGTTGGCCGTGCCCAATGCGATGGATGGAGTCCCACAGATGTCCACGCAGTCGGGAACTCTTGGAACCCAACCAGAAATTCCACCCGGTGGTTCTTATACCTATCGGTTTACTGTGACCGATCAAATGGTAGGAACACACCTGTACCACACCCATGTTAATGATGATTTTCAAATGGATATGGGTCTTCATGGGGTGATCATTGTCGATCCGGCCCACTCCTCCGCGAAGCCACCATACAGTGTCGAAGCATTGTACGAAATATCCAGTTTTAAGATCGGCGGAAGTGAGCAGGAAAATGCCTTCGCCCTAAACGGCAAGGCTTTTCCCGAAACCCCGATGTTAACCGTGCGCCGCGGGGACCTGGTCCTTATGCGCCTCGTGAACGCCAGTGCCGAGGAATTTCACGTGATGCACCTGCACGGGTACACCTTTGAAATTGTGGCAAGAGACGGAAATTCACTGCCGCAGCCGGAACGTGCCAACACCATCACCCTCGGTCCGGCGCAAACGGCGGATATCGCCTTCACGGCTGACAATCCCGGTCAGTGGATGTTCCACTGTCATATTCTCGACCACACCGTCAACCCCAGTGAAGCGGGGGACGGATCGGCGCACCAAATTGCCCGAATGGGGGGGCTCACGACCTTTATCAACGTCCAATAA
- a CDS encoding electron transfer flavoprotein subunit beta/FixA family protein — MLHLVVCIKQVPDSREIRIDPKTNTLVRQGVPAIVNYFDLHALEEALRIKDEHGARVTVISMGPPSAEKALRQCVSMGADEGVLVSDRAFAGADTLATSYVLASAIQKAEDEWGPVDAIFCGKQTLDGDTGQVGPGIACRLDIDQLTYVEKVERFDPEKREIIVHRHLEDGVERVKAKLPVLITALAELNRPRRASLPGLLRAARYQPIVWTAGDFENLDRSKIGLRGSPTIVSKTWVPEPKQVDTEFLEGDSPSAVAEALLDRLYATDLPHKLGWA; from the coding sequence TTGCTCCATTTGGTCGTTTGTATTAAGCAGGTGCCCGACAGCCGGGAGATCCGCATTGATCCCAAAACCAACACGTTGGTGCGGCAGGGGGTTCCCGCTATTGTCAATTATTTTGATCTACACGCACTGGAAGAAGCCCTGAGGATCAAGGATGAGCACGGAGCTCGGGTCACCGTGATCAGTATGGGTCCGCCTTCGGCAGAGAAAGCCCTTCGGCAGTGTGTATCCATGGGCGCGGACGAAGGGGTTCTGGTGAGCGACCGAGCCTTTGCCGGAGCGGATACCTTGGCAACCTCTTATGTGTTGGCTTCGGCCATTCAGAAAGCCGAAGACGAATGGGGGCCCGTGGACGCCATTTTCTGCGGGAAACAAACCCTCGACGGAGATACCGGACAGGTCGGCCCGGGGATTGCCTGCCGGCTGGATATCGACCAACTCACCTATGTCGAAAAAGTCGAACGATTCGATCCAGAAAAACGAGAGATCATCGTCCATCGGCACCTTGAAGACGGGGTGGAACGAGTCAAGGCGAAGCTTCCGGTCTTGATCACCGCCCTGGCGGAGTTGAACCGCCCCCGAAGGGCCAGTTTGCCAGGACTTCTGCGGGCGGCGCGGTACCAACCGATCGTGTGGACCGCAGGCGATTTCGAGAATCTCGACCGCTCGAAGATCGGGCTTCGAGGTTCGCCGACGATCGTTTCAAAAACCTGGGTGCCCGAGCCCAAGCAGGTGGACACAGAATTTCTGGAAGGTGATAGCCCTTCCGCCGTGGCGGAGGCACTGTTGGATCGCCTGTATGCGACTGATCTTCCGCACAAACTGGGTTGGGCTTGA
- a CDS encoding YraN family protein, with product MDRRSLGRYGEELAAGYLMNLGYEVIVRNWRCPLGEIDLICCDGPTLVFVEVRTRTSRRMGIPEESLDDRKKRKLHHLVQAFLLSPVRRRMLTHDYRIDVVAVELAPDRRTVRRITHIQNAF from the coding sequence GTGGACCGGCGGTCGTTGGGGCGGTACGGGGAAGAGCTCGCTGCGGGGTATTTGATGAATCTCGGTTACGAGGTCATTGTGCGCAATTGGCGATGTCCGCTCGGAGAGATCGATTTGATCTGTTGCGACGGCCCCACTCTCGTGTTTGTTGAAGTTCGAACCCGGACCTCCCGTCGCATGGGTATTCCGGAAGAGAGCCTTGACGATCGCAAAAAGCGCAAGTTGCACCACTTGGTCCAGGCCTTTCTCCTCTCTCCGGTCCGGCGGCGAATGCTGACCCACGACTACCGAATCGATGTCGTGGCGGTGGAATTGGCGCCGGATAGGCGCACCGTTCGCCGCATCACCCACATTCAAAATGCCTTTTAA
- a CDS encoding ribonuclease HII has product MSPGNSGGVPTRLPALGWEWERKLWNEGYSLVAGVDEAGVGPLAGPVVAAAVVLPKDFDVAGLGDSKRLTAGQREEQFERLRRDALALEVAVVDADLIDRLNILQAARLAMRRAVATLGKRCEAVLVDGRPVPDMPAPSLAVVRGDAQSPSIAAASIVAKVTRDRLMVEYAERYPGYGFERHKGYPTAAHLEALQKLGPCPIHRRSFGPVARWKEPCPGGATISALLPVPGGLVDEAREK; this is encoded by the coding sequence ATGAGCCCCGGGAACTCGGGGGGCGTCCCCACCCGCCTGCCCGCGCTTGGGTGGGAATGGGAGCGGAAGTTGTGGAACGAGGGCTACTCCCTGGTCGCGGGGGTGGACGAGGCCGGGGTGGGACCCCTGGCGGGTCCGGTGGTGGCGGCGGCGGTGGTGCTCCCCAAAGATTTTGATGTCGCCGGGCTGGGGGATTCAAAGCGACTGACCGCCGGGCAGAGGGAAGAGCAGTTCGAGCGCCTGCGCCGGGATGCCCTGGCCTTGGAAGTGGCGGTGGTGGACGCGGATCTGATCGATCGGCTGAATATTCTTCAGGCTGCGAGGCTGGCCATGCGCCGGGCGGTGGCGACCCTCGGGAAGCGATGCGAGGCAGTGTTGGTGGACGGCCGGCCCGTTCCCGATATGCCGGCTCCATCTTTGGCGGTGGTCCGGGGGGATGCGCAGTCGCCCAGTATAGCGGCGGCTTCCATTGTGGCCAAGGTGACCAGGGACCGGTTGATGGTGGAATACGCCGAGCGGTACCCCGGTTATGGGTTTGAGCGGCACAAAGGTTATCCCACGGCGGCCCATTTGGAGGCCCTGCAGAAGCTCGGCCCGTGCCCCATTCATCGGCGAAGCTTCGGTCCCGTGGCCCGCTGGAAAGAGCCCTGCCCGGGCGGGGCAACGATTTCTGCGCTTTTGCCGGTCCCGGGTGGGTTGGTGGATGAAGCCCGGGAGAAGTAG
- the mrdA gene encoding penicillin-binding protein 2: MSNSENAMVRRRRLLLLMSVVVILLGVLANRLVQLQLVESASYKQLADRNRFEILTRPAPRGKIYDRNGQLLVSNKASYGLYWADLTSDENVEKRIANQLAPVLQMTPDAILQKMNDASLGPIWRPIKLGLTDQQRSYVAEHMGELNGVQVVATPERDYKAGTLACHVIGYLNSIGPEQLDSYLARGYRRDEKVGRQGVELSYEKYLRGTDGAFRFMVNAANQPTAGIEAVSPVPGDDVVLTIDARVQQATQQALADQVQKLRSQGVKNAAAVLLDVNTGQVIAMASYPYYDPNWFVNGISQAHWTQFAPAEMNRAIQDPQVPGSVGKLITAIAALQDGVIVPSWTTYDPGYIRINQWTIRDWAAHGTVNVIDAIRESCDTFFYRVGMMASKWTPGMSFTQLDQWAKGPRTAWMKRFQQYQEQFGLGALTGIDLPNEEKGKLMDDGTLPAVYYSAIGQYEQFTPIELAQYTATIANGGKRMEPHVVDRIVAPDGSIVKRIEPKVLNTVPVSPQVLQVVRQGMYQVCNVPSGTAYGAFIGAPYKAAGKTGTAETGQQGYDNSVFVGYAPYDHPEVAAAVVVPGGGHGADSAAIVRKMFDAYFATKGH; encoded by the coding sequence GTGTCCAACTCGGAAAACGCAATGGTACGTCGGCGGCGTCTGCTGTTGTTGATGAGTGTGGTCGTCATTCTCCTCGGGGTGTTGGCGAATCGGCTGGTGCAGCTCCAGTTGGTGGAGAGCGCGTCTTATAAACAGTTGGCCGATCGGAACCGGTTTGAAATCCTCACCCGGCCCGCCCCCAGGGGGAAGATTTACGACCGCAACGGTCAACTCTTGGTGAGCAACAAAGCCTCCTACGGTTTGTATTGGGCCGATCTCACCTCTGATGAAAACGTGGAGAAACGAATCGCCAATCAACTGGCCCCAGTGCTTCAGATGACCCCGGATGCCATTTTACAGAAGATGAACGACGCCTCCCTGGGACCGATCTGGCGGCCCATCAAACTCGGGCTTACGGACCAACAGCGGTCGTACGTGGCTGAGCATATGGGGGAGCTGAACGGCGTTCAGGTGGTGGCAACTCCCGAGCGGGACTACAAAGCCGGAACGTTGGCCTGCCACGTGATCGGCTATCTGAACTCCATTGGGCCCGAGCAATTGGACAGCTATCTGGCCCGGGGCTACCGTCGGGATGAGAAGGTGGGCCGCCAAGGTGTGGAACTGTCTTATGAAAAATATCTTCGCGGCACCGATGGGGCGTTCCGGTTTATGGTCAACGCGGCCAACCAGCCGACGGCGGGGATTGAAGCGGTCTCCCCGGTCCCCGGGGACGATGTGGTGCTCACCATCGACGCCCGGGTCCAGCAGGCGACCCAGCAGGCGCTTGCGGATCAAGTGCAGAAATTGCGCTCCCAGGGCGTGAAAAATGCCGCGGCTGTCCTGCTCGACGTGAACACCGGCCAGGTCATCGCCATGGCCAGTTATCCGTACTACGACCCCAATTGGTTTGTGAACGGGATCAGTCAGGCCCACTGGACCCAGTTCGCACCGGCGGAGATGAACCGTGCGATTCAGGATCCGCAAGTCCCGGGTTCAGTAGGGAAACTGATCACGGCCATTGCCGCCCTGCAGGACGGGGTCATCGTACCATCTTGGACCACTTACGATCCCGGTTACATTCGGATCAATCAATGGACGATCCGGGACTGGGCGGCTCACGGGACGGTCAATGTCATCGATGCGATCCGGGAGTCTTGCGACACGTTTTTCTACCGGGTCGGGATGATGGCCAGCAAGTGGACGCCGGGTATGTCTTTTACACAACTGGATCAATGGGCGAAAGGGCCGCGTACCGCTTGGATGAAGCGGTTTCAGCAGTATCAGGAACAATTTGGCCTCGGAGCTTTGACGGGAATTGATCTTCCGAACGAAGAAAAGGGCAAATTAATGGACGACGGAACGCTGCCGGCGGTGTATTATTCGGCCATCGGGCAGTACGAGCAGTTCACGCCCATTGAACTCGCCCAGTACACTGCGACCATCGCCAATGGCGGCAAACGAATGGAGCCCCACGTCGTGGATCGCATCGTGGCGCCGGACGGCTCCATTGTCAAGCGGATCGAGCCGAAAGTGCTGAATACCGTGCCGGTCTCCCCCCAGGTGCTCCAAGTGGTCCGGCAGGGGATGTATCAAGTGTGCAACGTACCTTCGGGCACGGCCTATGGCGCCTTTATCGGGGCACCGTACAAGGCGGCCGGTAAAACCGGGACGGCGGAAACCGGTCAGCAGGGGTACGACAACTCGGTGTTCGTCGGTTATGCGCCTTATGATCATCCAGAAGTGGCGGCCGCCGTGGTGGTCCCGGGAGGAGGCCACGGGGCGGACTCCGCGGCCATCGTGCGGAAAATGTTCGACGCGTATTTTGCCACCAAAGGTCACTGA
- a CDS encoding ferredoxin family protein, with product MTQAQSIEERLFTIRYKADDKSHLIIKDQDVCAKCVDKDCNYFCPADVYLWHEEDKMTSVAFENCIECGTCRLACPTYNIEWVYPTGGYGITYKFG from the coding sequence ATGACACAAGCCCAGAGCATCGAAGAGCGGCTTTTCACGATTCGCTACAAAGCGGACGACAAGTCCCACTTGATCATTAAAGACCAGGATGTCTGCGCGAAATGCGTTGACAAAGATTGCAACTATTTTTGCCCGGCGGATGTTTATCTTTGGCACGAGGAGGACAAGATGACTTCCGTCGCCTTTGAAAATTGTATTGAATGTGGAACCTGTCGGTTGGCGTGTCCCACTTATAACATCGAGTGGGTGTATCCGACCGGAGGGTATGGGATCACGTACAAATTTGGATGA
- the wrbA gene encoding NAD(P)H:quinone oxidoreductase has protein sequence MADVKVAVIYYSSTGTNYRLALAAKEAAEAAGAEVRVRRVRELAPESAIASNPAWKAHVEATRDVPTAELDDLEWADAFVFCTPTRFGNVASQMKQFLDTAGPLWAQGKLVDKVVTAMSSASNPHGGQEATILSLYTTMYHWGAIVVAPGYTDPSIFAAGGNPYGTSATVNDQVSLDEKTLAAARHQIKRLVDVARRLKK, from the coding sequence ATGGCGGATGTCAAGGTGGCGGTGATTTATTACAGTTCCACAGGGACGAATTATCGGCTGGCTCTTGCGGCCAAGGAGGCGGCTGAGGCGGCCGGCGCGGAGGTGCGGGTGCGCCGGGTGCGGGAGTTAGCTCCGGAATCGGCCATCGCCTCCAATCCTGCGTGGAAAGCCCACGTGGAAGCGACCCGGGATGTGCCGACGGCTGAACTCGATGACCTGGAGTGGGCGGATGCTTTCGTGTTTTGTACGCCTACCCGCTTCGGGAACGTGGCTTCCCAGATGAAACAATTTCTTGATACGGCGGGGCCCCTCTGGGCCCAGGGGAAGTTGGTCGACAAGGTGGTTACGGCGATGTCCAGTGCCAGTAACCCTCACGGGGGACAAGAGGCCACGATCCTGTCCTTGTACACGACCATGTACCATTGGGGGGCGATCGTGGTGGCACCGGGGTATACCGATCCCTCCATCTTCGCTGCAGGTGGCAATCCGTATGGTACCAGCGCCACGGTGAACGACCAGGTTTCCCTGGACGAGAAAACCCTGGCTGCGGCAAGGCACCAAATTAAACGCTTGGTGGACGTCGCGCGCCGTTTGAAGAAGTAA